The genomic stretch GACCGCGAGCGGCAACAGAAGAAAGAGCCCGAGAAAGGCCACGGCGACGCCGATCAGCGCATAGCGCGTGAACGGCGTCTCCTCTGTCACGCGGCGCGGCGGCGCGACCGGAATGGCGGGCGCGAGCGCCTCTGAAAAGCCCGCCTCAGACATGGCCGAACCTCTTCTGGCTCCAGGCCTGGATCAGATTGATCGCCAGCAGCACGGAAAAGGAGATCGCGAGCATGATGGTCGCAATTCCCGTCGCGCCCGCATAGTCGAACTGCTCGAGCTTGACGATGATCAGCAAGGGCGCGATTTCCGAGATATAGGCGAGATTGCCGGCGATGAAGATCACCGAGCCATATTCGCCGACGCTTCGCGCAAAAGCCAGAGCGAAACCCGTGAGCAGCGCGGGCAAGATCGGCGGCAGCAGCACACGCCACACCGTTTGGGCGCGGCTCGCGCCGAGCGTCGCCGACGCCTCCTCCAGCTCGGAGTCGATCTCGGCGAGCAGCGGCTGCACGGTTCGCACGACGAAGGGCAGTCCGACGAACACGAGAGCGACGAGAATGCCCCAGCGCGTGAAGGCGATCTTTATATCGTAATCGGCGAGCGGCTCGCCGAGCCAGCCATTGGGCGCATAGAGCGCCGCGAGCGCGATGCCGGCGACGGCCGTGGGCAGAGCGAAGGGGAGATCGACGATGGCGTCGAGAAAGCGCCGGCCGGGAAATTCATAGCGCGTCAGCACCCAGGCGGCGATGAGGCCGAAGACGACATCGATCGCGGCGGCGGCGAAGGAGATGAAAAAGCTGGTGCGTAGCGCCGCGGCGACTCGCGGCTCCACCGCAATTCCATAGAGGCCGGAAAGACCGAGCGAGGAGGCGCGGAAAATCAGCAACGATAAAGGGAACAGGACGACGAGGCTCAGATAGAAGATGGTGAAGCCAAAAGTCGCCCGGAATCCGGGGATGACGCTCGGAGCGGTGAAGCTCCGAGCCTTCTTGTTCGCGACGGGCGCAGCGGCGCTCATGAGATGTCCTCGAGCCTTACTGCTTCTGAATATCGTCGAAGACGCCGCCATCGGCAAAGTGCGTCTTCTGCGCCTTGGTCCAGCCGCCGAAGACCTGGTCGACGGTGAAGAGGTCGAGCTTGGGAAGCCGCTTCAAATCTTCCTTGGCCGCAAACTCGGGATGCGCCGGGCGATAATAGTTCTTGGCGATGATCGCCTGCGCGGTCGGGGTGTAGAGGAAGCTCAGATAGGCCTCGGCGGCCTTGCGCGTTCCCTTGGCGTCGACATTGCCGTCGACGACCGCGATCGGCGGCTCGGCGAGGATCGATGTGGAGGGAACGACGATCTCGAACTTGTCCTTGCCGAACTCCTCGGAGGCGAGAAAGGCCTCGTTCTCCCAGGCGATCAGCACATCTCCTAGGCCGCGCTGGGCGAAGGTGATGGTCGAGCCGCGCGCGCCCGTGTCGAGAACGGGGGCGTTCTTATAGATGGCCTTGACGAATTCCTTGGTCTTGGCCTCGTCGCCGCCGAATTTCTTCAGCGCATAGCCCCAGGCGCCGAGATAGTTCCAGCGCGCGCCGCCGGAGGTCTTGGGATTGGGGGTGACGACGGCGACGCCGGGCTTGGCGAGATCGTCCCAATTCTTGATCTTCTTAGGATTGCCCTTTCGGACCAGGAAGACGATCGTCGACGTGTAGGGCGAGGCGTTGTTCGGCAGCTTCTTCTGCCAATCCGGCGCGATCTTGCCGCTCTT from Methylosinus sp. C49 encodes the following:
- the cysT gene encoding sulfate ABC transporter permease subunit CysT gives rise to the protein MSAAAPVANKKARSFTAPSVIPGFRATFGFTIFYLSLVVLFPLSLLIFRASSLGLSGLYGIAVEPRVAAALRTSFFISFAAAAIDVVFGLIAAWVLTRYEFPGRRFLDAIVDLPFALPTAVAGIALAALYAPNGWLGEPLADYDIKIAFTRWGILVALVFVGLPFVVRTVQPLLAEIDSELEEASATLGASRAQTVWRVLLPPILPALLTGFALAFARSVGEYGSVIFIAGNLAYISEIAPLLIIVKLEQFDYAGATGIATIMLAISFSVLLAINLIQAWSQKRFGHV
- a CDS encoding sulfate ABC transporter substrate-binding protein, which translates into the protein MRSVSISRRRFGAIVALAASLSIFVDATALGATSLLNVSYDPTRELYKAINPAFAADWKAKTGETIELQASHAGSGAQARAVIDGLAADVVTLALAADIDAIASKSGKIAPDWQKKLPNNASPYTSTIVFLVRKGNPKKIKNWDDLAKPGVAVVTPNPKTSGGARWNYLGAWGYALKKFGGDEAKTKEFVKAIYKNAPVLDTGARGSTITFAQRGLGDVLIAWENEAFLASEEFGKDKFEIVVPSTSILAEPPIAVVDGNVDAKGTRKAAEAYLSFLYTPTAQAIIAKNYYRPAHPEFAAKEDLKRLPKLDLFTVDQVFGGWTKAQKTHFADGGVFDDIQKQ